TATCGCCGTCAAAGGCGGCAAACCGCAGCAATGACCCTGCCATGAGCAAGGCGAGCGCTGCCAGCAACCCTTGCCGCGTTCCGACCACGGTCTGGATGGCCGGTGCGACAAAGGCGCCAATACCCATGAGTGCCATCGGCAGCAATGTGAGCAAAGAGATGCCGGCGTATCCCATGCCGGTATCGGCGACGATGGATGGGAGCAGGGTGGCCGGCGCAGTGATGAAGGGCCGAAGATTGACGCCAATCATCACAACGAGGGCCAGCATCGTCCATGCCTGGTTCACCCAGGCTGTCTTGGTCTTGTCCATTTGCTTGGGCTACCCCTTGGAAGCCGAACGTGCCTTCCTGGAGCGGTAGAGGTCGTCGGCGCATAGATCAGCATCTCGACGATCCTGGTGTGCCGTTCGCCGCCACAGGATGATCACCACATGGCTGACGGTTAGCCGTTGCACGTCACATGCGCCAATTAGATGTTTTCATGATCGGCATGCGCACTCCCAATGGGTGGACGACATGTTCGACTATGCCTGCGCGTCTTCAACAACGCCTGTGCCGACTGCCGCACTTGAACCCCAGGTATCCCTCCGGCAACTCCGGGCATTCCGAATTTTGTTCCTCCGTGAAAATCTCGACAGCAATAGATGCGGTTGAAGTGGCCCTTTGAAAGGGTTTCGCCAAAGCAGCGATGGAACAGTGCCGGGCATGTGCCCGCGGCAATTCTTCCATGGCCGAGGTGAATTCGATCGTGTCGGGGAAGACGGTGCGCACCGACATCGGCAATTGCTGCCCCGCTCGTGGGCGCGTGGAGGAAAGAATTCTATGGACGACGTCAAATTCATCACTGGCCTGACCGCCGCGGCTGATGCGCGGGTCGCATTCCGCGGCACACCGTTCGTGGAGCGCACGGCGCCGCTGAACCAGAACGCCTTGTGGATGCGCTGGGACAGGAACATGGTCGTCGACGCCTATTCCGACATGGTCGAGGAACTTGCGGCAATCCGTAACCGGGTCGCCATGGGCGACATGTCGCCGCTGTCGAAATACGTCATTGCCGGTGCCGACGCCGAGAAGCTGATGGACAGCCTGATTCCGCGCGACATTACCAAGCTCAAGGTTGGCCAGATATATTATGCGCCATGGTGCGACGAGAATGGTCATGTCGTTGGCGACGGCCTCGTTTTCCGTATGGACGAGACCACCTTTCGTGTCTCGGCCGATCCGGGCTTCACCTGGTGGAAGAGCCATGCCGAAGGCCTCGATGTCGTGGTGACCGATATCACCGACGATTATGGCATCCTCACATTGCAGGGACCGCGGTCGCGGGAAGTGCTGCGTGCGGTGACCGGAAATGCATTCGACGAACTGCCGTTCTCGCGGCTCGGTTTCGTCACCATTGCCGGTCGGCAGGTCGAAATCCTGCGCCAGGGCTTTACCGGCGAACACGGATACGAACTCTGGGTCAAGACTGCGGATGGTGCCGCCGTATGGGATGCGGTGCAGGTAGCAGGCGAGCCGTTCGACATATTGCCCGCTGGTGCCTGGGCGCTCGATCTGGCGCGGCTGGAGGCTGGGCTGCTGATTGTCGGCTACGACTACACCAGCGCCGGACCCGATCACGGCGGCGCTGGCATCCAGGCCGAAGGCCGGTTCCGCGCATCGCCATACGATCTTGGCCTTGGGCGCCTGATCGACCTGCGCAAGACCGACTTCGTCGGCAAGGCCGCCCTTCAGCGTATGTCGGACGCGGGCGATCACCGAAAGCTCGTCGGCCTCGAAATCGACTGGTCGCGAGCCGCCGGCGGCAAGGGTCTCGAGGGCGGGGCGCCGGGCAATCTCCGGCGGGTGCGCTGGTACCCGGTGCCGGCCTTCCATGATGGCGCCGAGGTAGGCCACGCCTCGAGTGTCGCCTGGTCGCCATCGGTCGGCAAGATGATCGGCTTCGGCCATCTGCGCGGCAAGGCAGCCGAGATCGGTTCGCAACTCACCCTGCGCTGGACCAGCGACGGCGAAACCATCGACGTCGGTGCCCGCGTCATCGAACTGCCGTTCCTGTCGCTGAAGCGCGCAAACGGCTGACCAGGCGCCTGGCGCATCCTCTCCCATGAACGCGCAGCCGGGCGGTTGATCCGCCCGGCGCCGGACATGTGGCGTCGCCCGCCGTGGCGGCGAACGCATGAGGCTCGCCGCAAGAAATCAAGGGCAGGCCATGACCGAAATGACTGACACCATTGCTGAAAGGCCGTCTGCTCGGTGCGCAGCACAAGCCATGTCTATCGAGCTCGCGCCTGAGCAGGTGCGCAGCTTCGCACCCGACATCGAGCAGTTTCCGCTGGGCTCGCGCGTGTTCCTGACCCATCTCACCGGCAAGCCCGAGGCGATGCAGGTGGAGGCAGCGTTGCGTATCAGGGAAATGGGCTACATCGCGGTGCCCCATCTCGGCGCCCGCAACTTCAAGACCGAGAAGGATTTTGTCGACCTCGTCGCTGCTCACAGCCAAAACGGCATCACCGAAGCGTTGTTCCTGGGCGGCAATCCGGCGCTCTTCCCGGGGCCGATGAGTGAATCGGCGCAGTTGCTGGCCCATCCCGTGCTTGGCGACTCGACAATTCGTACGGCCTTTGTCGCGGGTTACCCCGAGGGACATCCAGGCATTTCAGAGGCCGCTCTGGCGGAGGCACTGTGGCGCAAGCTTGAGATCTGCGACGCCCGCTCCATCGATGCCAGGATCGTCTCGCAATTCGCCTTCGACGGTACCGCCATGGGCGCCTGGGCACGAGGCTTGCACGAACAGTACCCCGAACTTCCCGTGCATGTTGGGCTTGCCGGCGTGACCAGCCTGGCCAAACTGATCAAGTTCGCCATGATGTGCGGGGTAGGGCCCTCGATCGCGGCGCTGAAGCGATCGGCAAGCGGGCTGTTCAATGTCATCGCCGACCGCAATCCCGCCGATGTGCTTGAAGCAATGTCTGCGAGCTATCCGCAACCGGCGGGGCCGCTGCATTTGCACTTCTTCCCCTTCGGCGGATGGGAAAAGACGCTTGCTTGGTTCAGCGAATATCGGGGAGCCCGCCGGCTGCGGGCCGGCGCGTGAAGAGCAGGGCCATGACCATGTTTTACCGCCGACCTCGGTGAGGGCTCGGTCATCGAACAGGGCACCGAGCGCGTGACGCATTCAGCCATGCTCAACGGACGCAGGACGGTCGTGTTCGGCTAGGTCGCGAGCGGCCCCCGCATTACCTGCAGATATGGTTTTGCGTATCCCGGCCATTCGGACAGTGCCACGCCTGTCCTAACGTCGAAGCGCAATCGCCGCACATACCACATCCAGGCCGGCCGTTTCTCGGCAGGCAGCATGAACCTCCGTCACGCGATGGGGGGCGACGCATGTTGCCTGCAGCTGACGGGGAGGAGCGCTCTGGATCGCGACGATTGCCGCCTGCATCCGGGGATGTCCACCCCCGGCATGGAATCAGAACAGCTGCAAATCGGGAGGAAACCGGGACAATGAACTACAGGAAAGTCATGCTTGGCTGCGCGCTGGCAATCGGTGCGCCTTACGGCGCCCAGGCGGCCGATGCCATGGTCGCAGCCGAACCGGAGCCGATCGGCTATGTCAGGATCTGCGATACCTATGGCGTCGGCTTCTACTATCTGCCGGGGACCGAAACCTGCCTGCGTGTCGGCGGCTACATCCGCTACGAGATCGGCGTGGGCGATCTGTTTGGCGCGGACCGTGACGACGACGGCCGGGGCGACACCTATTTCAAGCGGGCCCGCGCGGCGCTGAAGATCGATGCCCGCTCGGAGACGGAACTCGGCACGTTGCGCCGCTACATGCACATCAACTTCCAGCATGACATCGATGCCGACGGCGGCCACGAAGCGATGGAGATCGAGAGTGCCATCATCGAGCTGGGCGGTTTGCGCATCGGGGTGAACGACTCGTTGTTCATCACCTTCGTCAACTATGCGGGTTACGTCTCCAAGGACGACGTCATCGGCTACGGCCCGTTCGCCACGCCGCAGATCGCCTACACCTACAAGAACGAAAACGGCTTCACCGCGGCCGTGTCACTCGAAACCGGCTACGACCCGTTCGTTGTCGACAGCTACATGCCGCATGTCGTGGCAGGCCTGTCCTATGCTCAATCATGGGGTGGCGTGGCCGTGGTTGCTGCCTACGACTCGGTGTCGGAGGAGTGGTCAGGCAAGCTGCGCCTCGATGCCACCTTCAGCGATACGATTTCGGCATTTGCAATGGCCGGCCTAAAGAGCGACCACAGCGCGCCTTATTCCCAGTTCTACGGTATCTGGGGCGGCCGGTGGGCGCTGTGGGGCGGTGCTTCGATCAAGGCTTCCGACAAGGCCTCGGTCAATTTCCAGCTGTCTTATGACGAGGACGAGAATTTTGCGGCGGTTGCCAATGTCGCATATCAGGTCGTGCCGGATCTGATGGTTACGCCTGAGCTCGGCTTCTACGACAATTTTGCCGTCGACGGCGCCGATATGATTGGCGGCTTCGTGCGCATGGAGGCATCGTTCTAGCGTTGCCCGTTCCGGCAGTCGCGGCTCCGCTGGCTTGCGCCGGCGGAGCAATGCTCCGATGATTACGCGCACCATGCATGGGAGCCGCGAGTTCTGGCCCGCCTCTCCGGACATTTGCGAAAGATCCGTATGCGTCTGCCCCCGATCGATCTGAGCCGCGAAAACACCTTCGGAGAACTTACCTATGAGACCGGCGGCCAGTATGGGCCGATCATGGGCGACTATCTCGCCTTCATCGTCATCCATATCGGCAGTGCCACGATCGAGGCTGACGACAGGGTCACAAGGCTCGAGGCTGGGCAGTGCGCCTTCTCGTTGACGCACGAGCGCTACAACTACATCGCGCAGGAAGGCGTCCTCTCTCATGTCAGCTGGTGCGACGGTCGCCCGCAGAACGCTGGATGGCTCTATCAGGAAGCCGGCAAGTTCGTGCCGTTCATCGACGCTACGCCTCAGGTCCAGACGCTCATGCAACTTGGCGTCGACCTCGGCATTGGTGACCGCGACAGTCGCAGCGGATTGCGTGAGGCGCTGACCAACGCGCTGCTCAATGCCTACATCTACGAGGCAGGGGTCCTGGCCGCGGAAAAACCGATGCCACAGACGATCCTGCGCGCCAGGCGCTATCTCGACGAGCACTTCGCCGGCGACCTCACCATCGAACATGTTGCAGAACAATTGCGGGTCAGCCCGCAATATCTGGTCTCGGCCTTCAAGAAGCATATGGGCATGACGCCGGCGCGTTATCTCTGGCGCTGCCGTGTCGACTATGGCGCCCACCTTTTGCAGCGGACCGGACTGTCGATCAGCGAAATCGCCTACAAGGTCGGCTACAAAAACCCCTACCACTTCTCGCGCCAAGTGAAACTGGCGTTCGATTGCTCACCGACGGAATTGGGCGAGCAGGCGCGTAGTGCTTGAGCGTCCTTTGAATCCGAGCATCGTGCTTTCCGAAAATCGTTTCCGATTTTCGGGCCGATGCTTGGACGCGGCCTGGCGCATGTTCGTCCGCGGATGAACTGGCGATATGTGATTGCCAACCGGGTGCATGGCGGATTGGGCGGCATCCGTGGAATTCTTCACCTGCCGATCGGAGCTGCAACCAAGATACCAGCCAGACCGGCGGCGGAGGAACGACTGTATAAGGCACCCAGGTGTCCGCCAGACATGGCGCCGGGCCAACGCTGCCCGCAATCGCTCCGAAATCGCTGAACCGAACGACTATCGCCTGCGGCCTGTTTCGAGGCCGCAACGGTGCTGAATGAGTATTGCGGATGGCCAGTATGGGAAACCTCGCTTCGATAGATCCGGTCGCTCTCGACGAATGGCATGTCGTGGCCTCCCTCGAAGAGCTGCCTGCCGACACGACGATCTCGACGATCCTGCTCGGCCAGGCGATCCAGGTTGGGCGACGTGCCAACGTGCTCGGCGTATGGCGGGGCGACGAGGCGCTGCCGCTGATCGAACGCTTCGGCTATTTGTGGACGACGCTCGGCAATCCTCCACGCGACCTGTTCGAGATCGTCGAGTTCAATGATGCCGACCGCAGTGTCATCGTCCAGGGTGTCACGCGCGTCGCCGTGTCGGCACCGCGCGCGGTCGAGAATTTTCTCGACATGGGGCATTTCCCCTTCGTCCACACCGGGATTCTCGGCGAGGAGCCGCATACCGAGGTCAAGCCTTACAAGGTCACGGTCTATCCGGAGCCGCCGGAAATTCTAGTCACCGAATGCGAGTTTTACCAGCCGCAGGCCAATGCCGGTTCTGACAGCGGCGTGGATACCGAATATGTCTACCGCATCCCGCATCCGTTTTGCGCGGTGCTCTACAAGACAGGCTCGACGGACGCCTCGCGCCGCGACGTCATTGCCCTGTTTGGCCAGCCGGTGAGCGAAGAATGCGTGCTGGTCCATATCGTCATCTGCCTGGTCGACGATGTGACCAACCTTGCTGCGATGCGCAGCTTCCACCAGACCATTCTCGGTCAAGACAAACCGATCCTGGAAAACCAGGTGCCGAAGCGCTTGCCGCTCGACACACGTGCCGAAGTGCCGATCCGCGCCGACGCTGCCTCGGCAGCCTATCGCCGCTGGCTTCGCGACCGCGGCCTTCGCTACGGCGTCATCTTGGGCAACTCCAGCCGCGCTGCATGAATGTACAGCCGCCGTGTTTAACCAGGGATATGCCTGACTGAAATAGCAGCCATTGTTGCGCCTACGCCGGCATGAAAGCTTGAGCTAATGGTTGCAAGACCAAAAACCGACGACAGATAAGACCAAGGGGAACGTCGTTGGTGCAGGTTTCCGCCGCTTTGCGCGGTCTGCCAGAGCAGACTGAGCGCGAGCACTCAGGCGGAATGGGACAGTTTCGAGCTGGAATGGAGGAACCTTACATGGCACCGAACATCACCCGTCGCACGGCACTTCTCGGCTCTGCGGGAGCAATCCTGCTGGCGGGCATTGCCCGCTCATTCGCCGCCGAGCCGACCAAACTGAAGATCGCAATCATCATGGAAAGCCGTGTCGATGTCGGCTGGTGCAGCACGCTTCTCGACTCGCTCAACAAGATCAAGGGCGAGATCGCACCGACAATCGACCTTTCCTGGGAGTACACCGACCCGCTCTGGAACGAGGACGCCGAGAATGCGATGCGCCTCTACGCCGAGAGCGGCGAATACGACATCATCTGGGGGCACGGCCGCTACTCCGACCAGATCAAGAAGCTGAACGCCGAATTCCCCGACATCATGTTTGTGGTGGCCGGCTCCGGCAACGTGCCGATCGGCGCCAACCAGTACTGGCTCTACAAGCGGCTGCACGAGCCGTCCTACCTGCTCGGCATGCTCGCCGGCAGGACAACCAAGTCCGGCGTGATCGGATTGGTCGGCACGTTTGCGGCCGACGACGTCAACGATCAGATCAACGCCTATCTCGATGGTGCACGCTCGATCCGTCCAGACATTCAGCATCGTGTTTCGTTTATCGGCTCCTGGTCGGACAATGCGCTGGCCGCCGAGCATGCAAATGTCCAGATCGCTTCCGGCGCCGACGTCGTGTTCATGTTGACCGACAACTTCAAGCCTTGCGAGGAGCACAAGATAATGTGCTTCGCCAACATCAGCGATCAGAGCAAGAATGCGCCGTCAGCGCTTGCTTCCAGCGCGGTCATCAACTGGGAGCCTGATCTCAGGTGGCTGCTCGACGAATGGCAGAAGCACAAGGCCGGTGGCCAATTCAGCGGCAACGCGGAACCGAAATGGTTTTCGATGGCCGATGGCGGCACAGACATTGCGCCCTACCATGAGTTCGAAGCCAAGTTGCCCGATGCCGTGAAGCAGGAAATTGCCGCGACGCGGCAGAAGATCCTGTCGCGCGCGCTCGTCGTTGCGGTGAACACGGCGGAAGTGAAGTGAACTGCGTGGCACAAATGGCGCAGCCTGTGGCTGTCGAAGAACTGCTCAAGGTGCACAATCTTACCAAGCGCTTCGGCGCGGTCGCCGCCAATGACGGCGTTAGCCTCGACGTGCGTAAGGGCGAGATCCATTGCCTCTTCGGCGAGAATGGTGCCGGCAAATCGACCCTGTCTGCCTGCCTCTACGGCTACTACAGGGCCGACAGCGGCGAGATCGTGTTCAAGGGCAAGACCGCCGAGTTGAATTCGCCCGCCGACGCGCTCCGCCTCGGCATCGGCATGGTGCACCAGCATTTCGTCCTGGTCTCCAACTTCACCGTTCTCGAAAACATCATCGTCGGCAGCTCCGATGTCGGTGTCTTCCTCAACAAGTCGGAGGCGCGCCGCAAGGTGCTGGCGCTCTGTGCCGAGTGCGGCATCGACATCGATCTGGATCGCGAGATCTGGCAGCTGTCGGTCGGCGAGCAGCAATGGGTGGAGATCCTCAAGGCGCTGTATTTCGGCGCCGAATTGCTGATCCTCGACGAACCGACCGCAGTGCTCACCCCTCAGCAGTCGGATCAATTGTTCAGGATCATCTCGGGCATGCGTAGCCGCGGCCTGTCGATCATCCTGATCAGCCACAAGCTGCGCGAGGTGATGCAGTCCGACCGGGTC
The nucleotide sequence above comes from Aminobacter aminovorans. Encoded proteins:
- a CDS encoding aromatic ring-hydroxylating oxygenase subunit alpha; this encodes MGNLASIDPVALDEWHVVASLEELPADTTISTILLGQAIQVGRRANVLGVWRGDEALPLIERFGYLWTTLGNPPRDLFEIVEFNDADRSVIVQGVTRVAVSAPRAVENFLDMGHFPFVHTGILGEEPHTEVKPYKVTVYPEPPEILVTECEFYQPQANAGSDSGVDTEYVYRIPHPFCAVLYKTGSTDASRRDVIALFGQPVSEECVLVHIVICLVDDVTNLAAMRSFHQTILGQDKPILENQVPKRLPLDTRAEVPIRADAASAAYRRWLRDRGLRYGVILGNSSRAA
- a CDS encoding BMP family protein; the encoded protein is MAPNITRRTALLGSAGAILLAGIARSFAAEPTKLKIAIIMESRVDVGWCSTLLDSLNKIKGEIAPTIDLSWEYTDPLWNEDAENAMRLYAESGEYDIIWGHGRYSDQIKKLNAEFPDIMFVVAGSGNVPIGANQYWLYKRLHEPSYLLGMLAGRTTKSGVIGLVGTFAADDVNDQINAYLDGARSIRPDIQHRVSFIGSWSDNALAAEHANVQIASGADVVFMLTDNFKPCEEHKIMCFANISDQSKNAPSALASSAVINWEPDLRWLLDEWQKHKAGGQFSGNAEPKWFSMADGGTDIAPYHEFEAKLPDAVKQEIAATRQKILSRALVVAVNTAEVK
- a CDS encoding methylenetetrahydrofolate reductase — its product is MRLAARNQGQAMTEMTDTIAERPSARCAAQAMSIELAPEQVRSFAPDIEQFPLGSRVFLTHLTGKPEAMQVEAALRIREMGYIAVPHLGARNFKTEKDFVDLVAAHSQNGITEALFLGGNPALFPGPMSESAQLLAHPVLGDSTIRTAFVAGYPEGHPGISEAALAEALWRKLEICDARSIDARIVSQFAFDGTAMGAWARGLHEQYPELPVHVGLAGVTSLAKLIKFAMMCGVGPSIAALKRSASGLFNVIADRNPADVLEAMSASYPQPAGPLHLHFFPFGGWEKTLAWFSEYRGARRLRAGA
- a CDS encoding porin; this translates as MNYRKVMLGCALAIGAPYGAQAADAMVAAEPEPIGYVRICDTYGVGFYYLPGTETCLRVGGYIRYEIGVGDLFGADRDDDGRGDTYFKRARAALKIDARSETELGTLRRYMHINFQHDIDADGGHEAMEIESAIIELGGLRIGVNDSLFITFVNYAGYVSKDDVIGYGPFATPQIAYTYKNENGFTAAVSLETGYDPFVVDSYMPHVVAGLSYAQSWGGVAVVAAYDSVSEEWSGKLRLDATFSDTISAFAMAGLKSDHSAPYSQFYGIWGGRWALWGGASIKASDKASVNFQLSYDEDENFAAVANVAYQVVPDLMVTPELGFYDNFAVDGADMIGGFVRMEASF
- a CDS encoding aminomethyltransferase family protein; this translates as MDDVKFITGLTAAADARVAFRGTPFVERTAPLNQNALWMRWDRNMVVDAYSDMVEELAAIRNRVAMGDMSPLSKYVIAGADAEKLMDSLIPRDITKLKVGQIYYAPWCDENGHVVGDGLVFRMDETTFRVSADPGFTWWKSHAEGLDVVVTDITDDYGILTLQGPRSREVLRAVTGNAFDELPFSRLGFVTIAGRQVEILRQGFTGEHGYELWVKTADGAAVWDAVQVAGEPFDILPAGAWALDLARLEAGLLIVGYDYTSAGPDHGGAGIQAEGRFRASPYDLGLGRLIDLRKTDFVGKAALQRMSDAGDHRKLVGLEIDWSRAAGGKGLEGGAPGNLRRVRWYPVPAFHDGAEVGHASSVAWSPSVGKMIGFGHLRGKAAEIGSQLTLRWTSDGETIDVGARVIELPFLSLKRANG
- a CDS encoding helix-turn-helix transcriptional regulator, whose product is MRLPPIDLSRENTFGELTYETGGQYGPIMGDYLAFIVIHIGSATIEADDRVTRLEAGQCAFSLTHERYNYIAQEGVLSHVSWCDGRPQNAGWLYQEAGKFVPFIDATPQVQTLMQLGVDLGIGDRDSRSGLREALTNALLNAYIYEAGVLAAEKPMPQTILRARRYLDEHFAGDLTIEHVAEQLRVSPQYLVSAFKKHMGMTPARYLWRCRVDYGAHLLQRTGLSISEIAYKVGYKNPYHFSRQVKLAFDCSPTELGEQARSA